One Gloeothece verrucosa PCC 7822 DNA window includes the following coding sequences:
- a CDS encoding sulfotransferase, with protein sequence MENFKLLIHIGYPKTASTWLQKTIFNDPKVGFISPWGSPSGLAVNQFITTNSFRFCPESTYKIFEPGLQAATEQQLTAVLSQEMLSGDQIAGKYWGKEVADRLNAVFPSALVLIIIREQKSMVLSSYGQYIRNGGEQSIEEFIGADNPPPGFTPICRLDYLEYDLLISYYHKLFGRDRVFVLPFEELKNNPANFIKKILNFVDIKDQIIEFQKANNVNYKGFTLAIMRNLNNFLPPPDFSGKPHPLIWRLNWKVLDTIDQLLPSSIQHKEELRLKQFIADYIDDKFAESNQRTNELIGIDLGKFGYRL encoded by the coding sequence ATGGAAAACTTTAAACTATTAATTCATATTGGCTATCCAAAAACCGCTTCTACATGGTTACAAAAAACTATATTTAATGATCCCAAAGTCGGCTTCATATCTCCTTGGGGATCTCCATCAGGTCTAGCAGTAAACCAATTCATTACAACAAATAGTTTCCGTTTTTGTCCAGAATCAACCTACAAAATTTTTGAACCAGGTCTCCAAGCAGCAACAGAACAACAGCTTACGGCAGTTTTATCTCAAGAGATGCTATCAGGCGACCAAATTGCCGGAAAATATTGGGGCAAAGAAGTTGCTGACAGGCTTAATGCTGTATTTCCGTCCGCTTTAGTACTCATTATCATTCGAGAACAAAAATCAATGGTACTTTCATCTTATGGACAGTACATTAGAAATGGAGGAGAGCAATCAATCGAGGAATTTATTGGAGCAGACAATCCACCTCCTGGGTTTACTCCTATTTGTAGATTAGATTATTTAGAATATGATTTATTAATTTCTTATTATCATAAACTGTTTGGACGAGATAGAGTCTTTGTCTTGCCTTTTGAGGAGTTAAAAAATAATCCCGCAAATTTTATTAAAAAAATACTGAATTTCGTAGATATAAAAGATCAAATTATTGAATTTCAAAAAGCTAATAATGTTAACTACAAAGGATTTACATTAGCTATAATGAGGAACTTAAATAATTTTCTTCCTCCTCCAGATTTCAGTGGGAAACCTCACCCTTTAATTTGGAGGCTTAATTGGAAAGTTTTAGATACTATCGATCAATTGCTTCCCTCCTCTATTCAACACAAAGAAGAATTACGGTTAAAACAATTTATTGCTGATTATATTGACGACAAATTTGCTGAAAGTAATCAGCGAACAAACGAATTAATCGGGATTGATTTAGGCAAGTTTGGTTATCGTTTATGA